From one Catellatospora sp. IY07-71 genomic stretch:
- a CDS encoding sugar phosphate nucleotidyltransferase gives MGRFGVVPAAGAGTRLAPYRAPKELIQVGYHDVGGRVLPKAAIEHVLTAMRGGGVGRAFVVLSPAKAELLRYLGSGSYLGMDLAYVCQEVARGLPHALDLATPFLAGRTVCMGMPDTIISPDDGFARLLDFHDGTGADLSLGVYPTATPQALAPVVVEPGSYRVLAIVDKPEHPPADNTWGIAAWSPVFTELLHACVADAPPGPELLLSDIFVAAMTAGLRVHALTFPAGEFHDIGTPAGVLRAREALEAPGGVLARRQP, from the coding sequence GTGGGTCGGTTCGGTGTGGTGCCTGCGGCAGGCGCCGGGACGCGCCTCGCGCCGTACCGCGCGCCCAAGGAGCTCATCCAGGTCGGCTACCACGACGTCGGCGGCCGGGTGCTGCCGAAGGCGGCCATCGAACACGTCCTGACCGCGATGCGCGGCGGCGGCGTCGGGCGGGCCTTCGTCGTGCTGTCACCCGCCAAGGCCGAACTGCTGCGCTACCTCGGCTCCGGCAGCTACCTGGGCATGGACCTGGCGTACGTGTGCCAGGAGGTGGCGCGCGGCCTGCCCCACGCGCTCGACCTGGCCACGCCGTTCCTGGCCGGCCGGACGGTGTGCATGGGCATGCCGGACACGATCATCTCCCCGGACGACGGCTTCGCCAGGCTGCTGGACTTCCACGACGGCACCGGCGCGGACCTCAGCCTCGGGGTCTATCCGACCGCCACGCCGCAGGCGCTCGCGCCGGTCGTCGTCGAGCCCGGCTCATACCGGGTGCTGGCCATCGTGGACAAGCCCGAGCATCCGCCGGCCGACAACACGTGGGGCATCGCCGCCTGGTCGCCGGTCTTCACCGAGCTGCTGCACGCGTGCGTGGCCGATGCGCCGCCCGGTCCGGAGCTCCTGCTCAGCGACATCTTCGTCGCCGCCATGACCGCGGGGTTGCGCGTACACGCGCTGACCTTCCCCGCCGGCGAGTTCCACGACATCGGCACCCCGGCCGGTGTCCTGCGGGCCCGCGAAGCCCTCGAAGCCCCCGGCGGCGTACTGGCCCGGCGGCAGCCGTGA
- a CDS encoding galactosyltransferase-related protein, with product MLEPRVSVVLPLFGDHRATQVLPRVCRAWLAQDVPCEIVIGVGPDTVVPELPDDRVRLVYADQGPSAAGPLRNLAAAAARGSTFYLGDADIVPLGTDYLTRALELGRDRVVIQPWLYRLVDRSGTRDDLVLENPRFGRVCHVQAGPDGRLQPVGPERFLWQGRDCMIVEPPAGVGWNVREGLPWFPPPYHWGGFLVERKLFDDVGGYCTRYSGWGCEDDDLIAKLEGRIEVLRAWRAARGLACLHFEHSRTHTVTLPANQEILARRLDRGVDAMIAEDR from the coding sequence ATGTTGGAGCCCCGGGTGTCGGTCGTGCTGCCGCTCTTCGGCGACCACCGCGCCACACAGGTGCTGCCGCGGGTCTGTCGTGCCTGGCTCGCCCAGGACGTCCCCTGCGAGATCGTGATCGGCGTCGGCCCGGACACGGTGGTGCCCGAGCTGCCCGACGACCGCGTCCGGCTGGTCTACGCCGACCAGGGACCGTCCGCGGCCGGCCCGCTGCGCAACCTCGCGGCCGCGGCTGCCCGCGGATCCACGTTCTACCTCGGCGACGCCGACATCGTGCCGCTCGGCACCGACTACCTCACCAGGGCGCTGGAGCTGGGCCGGGACCGGGTGGTGATCCAGCCCTGGCTCTACCGCCTGGTCGACAGGTCCGGCACCCGCGACGACCTCGTCCTGGAGAACCCCCGCTTCGGCCGCGTCTGCCACGTCCAGGCAGGCCCCGACGGCCGCCTGCAGCCCGTCGGCCCGGAGCGGTTCCTCTGGCAGGGCCGCGACTGCATGATCGTCGAACCCCCGGCGGGGGTCGGCTGGAACGTCCGGGAGGGGTTGCCCTGGTTCCCGCCGCCCTACCACTGGGGCGGCTTCCTCGTCGAACGCAAGCTGTTCGACGACGTCGGCGGCTACTGCACCCGCTACTCCGGCTGGGGATGCGAGGACGACGACCTGATCGCCAAGCTGGAGGGCCGCATCGAGGTGCTGCGCGCCTGGCGCGCCGCGCGCGGGCTGGCCTGCCTGCACTTCGAACACTCGCGTACGCACACCGTGACCCTGCCCGCCAACCAGGAGATCCTGGCCCGACGGCTGGACCGCGGGGTCGACGCGATGATCGCAGAGGACCGGTAG
- a CDS encoding ABC transporter ATP-binding protein, whose translation MDARAAIAVTDLRKTYGATTALDGVSFEVAEGEFFGLLGPNGAGKTTTLEIVEGLRRPDSGQALMFGAPSWPPNPDLMRRIGVQSQTPAFFERLTAAEQIHAFAKLYRVPAVRADEMLAAVGLSDKARTRVEQLSGGQAQRLAIACALVHDPQLVFLDEPTAGLDPQARRNLWDLLRDINAAGRTVVLTTHYMDEAEALCHRVAIIDHGRILECGPPETLIQKADAVTRVIARAALVDAGELRRRFPEATVTEDDARIVIASPDPAPVLAELAARGALRDLVVKGATLEDAYLTLTGREYRA comes from the coding sequence ATGGACGCGCGAGCCGCGATCGCGGTCACCGACCTGAGGAAGACCTACGGCGCCACGACCGCCCTCGACGGGGTCTCGTTCGAGGTCGCCGAGGGCGAGTTCTTCGGGCTGCTCGGCCCCAACGGCGCGGGCAAGACCACCACCCTGGAGATCGTGGAAGGGCTGCGGCGGCCCGACTCCGGCCAGGCCCTGATGTTCGGTGCGCCGTCCTGGCCGCCCAACCCGGACCTGATGCGGCGCATCGGCGTACAGTCGCAGACGCCGGCGTTCTTCGAGCGCCTGACGGCCGCCGAGCAGATCCACGCGTTCGCGAAGCTCTACCGGGTCCCCGCCGTGCGCGCCGACGAGATGCTGGCCGCCGTCGGCCTGTCCGACAAGGCCCGGACCCGGGTCGAGCAGCTGTCCGGCGGCCAGGCCCAGCGCCTGGCCATCGCCTGTGCGCTCGTCCACGATCCGCAGCTGGTGTTCCTCGACGAGCCCACCGCGGGACTCGACCCCCAGGCCCGGCGCAACCTCTGGGATCTGCTCCGCGACATCAACGCCGCTGGCCGGACCGTCGTGCTGACCACGCACTACATGGACGAGGCGGAGGCGCTCTGCCACCGGGTCGCCATCATCGACCACGGGCGCATCCTCGAATGCGGACCACCCGAGACGCTGATCCAGAAGGCCGACGCCGTCACCCGCGTCATCGCGCGGGCGGCCCTGGTCGACGCCGGTGAACTGCGCCGGCGGTTCCCCGAGGCGACCGTCACCGAGGACGACGCCCGGATCGTCATCGCCAGCCCTGATCCCGCGCCGGTGCTCGCCGAGCTGGCAGCCCGCGGCGCGCTGCGCGACCTGGTGGTCAAGGGCGCCACCCTGGAGGACGCCTACCTGACGCTGACCGGGCGGGAGTATCGCGCATGA
- a CDS encoding ABC transporter permease encodes MNGLGTLSQILLRGYLRDKASLFFTLAFPLLFLVLLGGLFGGADTAPQVKVAVVGPVDVLDALTDGQRAQIGQVLAITRTTDLAAALDQVRSGDRTAAIVQHGTQVQVHYSAADPSSAATVRSVVESLVQGANLAATGQPPRFTVSVTTVQDASVKQIQYLTPGILGWAVATGATFGAASTLVVWRQRRLTQRLALSPVGVPAVIGARILVSLGLALAQTLLFLGIAAAFFDLQLTGAWWLAIPLVLASTLAFLSVGLLAGATTRSVEAGNAVCNIVVIPMAFLSGSFVPLSFAPDWLQAASLVLPLRQFNEGVLDVLSRGGGVGDVVVPLAVLLGFAAVLTTVAVRLIRREAD; translated from the coding sequence ATGAACGGCCTCGGAACCCTGTCGCAGATCCTGCTGCGCGGCTACCTGCGCGACAAGGCGTCGCTCTTCTTCACCCTGGCCTTCCCGCTGCTGTTCCTGGTCCTGCTCGGCGGGCTGTTCGGCGGCGCCGACACAGCGCCACAGGTGAAGGTCGCCGTCGTCGGACCGGTCGACGTCCTGGACGCGCTGACCGACGGGCAGCGGGCCCAGATCGGCCAGGTGCTCGCCATCACCCGGACCACCGACCTGGCCGCGGCGCTGGACCAGGTGCGCTCCGGTGACCGGACGGCCGCCATCGTCCAGCACGGCACGCAGGTCCAGGTGCACTACTCGGCCGCCGACCCGTCCTCGGCCGCCACCGTGCGCAGCGTCGTGGAGTCGCTGGTGCAGGGGGCCAACCTGGCCGCCACGGGACAGCCGCCCAGGTTCACCGTCTCGGTCACCACCGTCCAGGACGCGTCCGTCAAGCAGATCCAGTACCTCACGCCCGGCATCCTCGGGTGGGCCGTCGCCACCGGCGCCACCTTCGGCGCCGCGTCGACCCTGGTCGTCTGGCGCCAGCGCAGGCTCACCCAGCGGCTGGCGCTCAGCCCCGTCGGCGTGCCGGCCGTGATCGGCGCGCGCATCCTCGTCAGCCTCGGCCTGGCACTGGCGCAGACGCTGCTGTTCCTCGGCATCGCGGCCGCCTTCTTCGATCTGCAGCTGACCGGGGCGTGGTGGCTGGCGATCCCGCTCGTCCTCGCCTCGACCCTGGCGTTCCTGTCGGTCGGGCTGCTCGCCGGGGCGACCACGAGATCCGTCGAAGCCGGCAACGCCGTCTGCAACATCGTCGTCATCCCGATGGCGTTCCTGTCCGGGTCGTTCGTACCGCTGAGCTTCGCGCCCGACTGGCTGCAGGCCGCCTCGCTGGTGCTGCCCCTGCGGCAGTTCAACGAGGGCGTGCTCGACGTGCTCAGCCGCGGCGGGGGCGTCGGCGACGTCGTGGTGCCCCTCGCCGTGCTGCTCGGCTTCGCCGCCGTGCTCACCACGGTCGCCGTCCGCCTGATCCGCCGCGAAGCCGACTGA
- a CDS encoding S-methyl-5'-thioadenosine phosphorylase: MTAAADIAVIGGSGLYSLLDGGYEVRPDTPYGAASDAITVGEVAGRRVAFLPRHGRDHRHPPHRIPYRANLWALRALGVRQILAPCAVGGLTAGLGPGSFVLPDQLIDRTSGRERTYVDTGAAHVNFADPYCPAGRQKVRDTAAATGMDLTGTGTMVVIDGPRFSTRAESRWYAACGGTVINMTGAPEAALARELALCYTTIALVTDLDAGVEGDHGVTLDEVFRVFKDNTERMRALLLTTIANLPHQRDCPCPAALDGLQMPFELP, encoded by the coding sequence ATGACCGCCGCAGCCGACATCGCCGTGATCGGCGGATCCGGCCTCTACAGCCTCCTCGACGGGGGCTACGAGGTGCGACCGGACACCCCGTACGGCGCCGCATCCGACGCGATCACCGTCGGGGAGGTGGCCGGACGTCGGGTCGCGTTCCTGCCCCGGCACGGCCGGGACCACCGCCACCCGCCCCACCGCATCCCCTACCGCGCCAACCTGTGGGCGCTGCGCGCGCTCGGCGTACGGCAGATCCTCGCCCCCTGTGCCGTCGGCGGCCTCACCGCCGGCCTCGGCCCGGGCTCGTTCGTGCTACCCGACCAGCTCATCGACCGCACCAGCGGTCGCGAACGCACCTACGTCGACACCGGAGCGGCGCACGTCAACTTCGCCGACCCGTACTGCCCCGCCGGGCGTCAGAAGGTCCGCGACACCGCCGCCGCCACCGGCATGGACCTCACCGGCACCGGCACCATGGTCGTCATCGACGGGCCGCGCTTCTCCACCCGCGCCGAATCGCGCTGGTACGCCGCCTGCGGCGGCACCGTGATCAACATGACCGGCGCGCCCGAGGCGGCCCTGGCCCGCGAACTCGCCCTGTGCTACACGACGATCGCGCTCGTCACCGACCTCGATGCGGGCGTCGAAGGGGACCACGGCGTCACCCTGGACGAGGTGTTCCGCGTGTTCAAGGACAACACCGAACGCATGCGGGCGCTGCTGCTGACCACCATCGCGAACCTGCCCCACCAGCGTGACTGCCCCTGCCCGGCCGCACTGGACGGCCTGCAGATGCCCTTCGAGCTGCCCTGA
- a CDS encoding SnoaL-like polyketide cyclase, translated as MSETPLWLQGRTAVIEAAETSAWRDGTTPDYHLSHTVMPGQRTTQHAPDSLEAIVESIVQVFEMEVSYKKDPATWVSMVTEHFRTNVNGGPWASAQDIADIGSYNILIGDSPFYRSGQESFDSSHHIFHKAFPNGFYWEVLEVISPPPVVTFKWRHWGAFEGEYHGHQPDGKTIEMFGISVAKVSDDLKLLEVEHYYDPNQFLGKLTNGCPVAH; from the coding sequence GTGTCTGAAACCCCCCTGTGGCTCCAGGGCCGCACCGCTGTCATCGAGGCCGCCGAGACGTCGGCCTGGCGTGACGGCACCACCCCCGACTACCACCTCTCGCACACCGTCATGCCGGGCCAGCGCACCACCCAGCACGCGCCCGACTCGCTCGAGGCGATCGTCGAGAGCATCGTCCAGGTCTTCGAGATGGAGGTCTCGTACAAGAAGGACCCGGCGACCTGGGTGTCGATGGTGACCGAGCACTTCCGCACCAACGTCAACGGCGGTCCGTGGGCCAGCGCGCAGGACATCGCCGACATCGGCAGCTACAACATCCTCATCGGGGACAGCCCGTTCTACCGCAGCGGCCAGGAGTCGTTCGACTCCTCGCACCACATCTTCCACAAGGCGTTCCCGAACGGGTTCTACTGGGAGGTCCTGGAGGTCATCAGCCCGCCCCCGGTGGTCACGTTCAAGTGGCGGCACTGGGGCGCGTTCGAGGGCGAGTACCACGGCCACCAGCCCGACGGTAAGACGATCGAGATGTTCGGGATCAGCGTTGCGAAGGTCAGCGACGACCTGAAGCTGCTGGAGGTCGAGCACTACTACGACCCGAACCAGTTCCTCGGCAAGCTCACCAACGGCTGCCCGGTCGCGCACTGA
- a CDS encoding endonuclease, which produces MRTSKLTAAGLRRVGMALVAAIAVTAGAATMSASAAAPLTVAAALSAQDGRSAAVTGYIVGQPTATNTVIKSGFTGDTAIAIADSAAESSTSRMLYVQVTAAYRSAFGLQTNPGLMGRSVTVTGTLTAYFSHGGLKDPTAMSLTGSSPAPSASPTGSGGPYDNTYYASAIGKTGTSLRTALHSIIKVQTKISYDQVWNALKATDQDPNNAGNVILIYSGRSQSKSSNGGGVDDWNREHVWPQSHGSFGTATGPGTDLHHLRPEDVTVNSTRGNKDFDLGGSAVGEAPGNYTDADSWEPRNAVKGDIARMIMYMAIRYEGEDGWPNLELNNTVNGSVPYLGRLSVLLQWNLQDPPDAFEKRRNQVIYDSWQGNRNPFIDHPEWATAIWGG; this is translated from the coding sequence ATGAGGACGTCGAAGCTGACCGCGGCCGGACTGCGGCGGGTGGGGATGGCGCTGGTCGCCGCGATCGCCGTCACCGCGGGCGCCGCCACCATGTCGGCTTCGGCGGCGGCGCCGCTGACGGTGGCCGCCGCGCTGTCCGCACAGGACGGCCGCTCGGCGGCGGTGACCGGCTACATCGTCGGCCAGCCCACCGCCACCAACACGGTCATCAAGTCCGGGTTCACCGGCGACACCGCGATCGCGATCGCCGACTCGGCCGCCGAATCCAGCACCTCCCGGATGCTGTACGTGCAGGTCACAGCCGCCTATCGGAGCGCCTTCGGGCTGCAGACCAACCCGGGGCTGATGGGCCGGTCGGTGACCGTCACCGGGACGCTCACGGCGTACTTCTCGCACGGCGGGCTCAAGGATCCGACCGCGATGAGCCTGACCGGCTCCTCCCCCGCGCCGTCGGCCAGCCCGACCGGATCGGGCGGGCCGTACGACAACACCTACTACGCCAGCGCGATCGGCAAGACCGGGACGAGCCTGCGTACCGCGCTGCACAGCATCATCAAGGTGCAGACGAAGATCTCGTACGACCAGGTGTGGAACGCGCTGAAGGCGACCGACCAGGACCCGAACAACGCCGGCAACGTGATCCTGATCTACAGCGGGCGCTCGCAGAGCAAGAGCAGCAACGGCGGCGGGGTCGACGACTGGAACCGCGAGCACGTGTGGCCCCAGTCGCACGGCAGCTTCGGCACCGCGACCGGGCCCGGCACCGACCTGCACCACCTGCGCCCCGAGGACGTGACGGTCAACTCCACGCGCGGCAACAAGGACTTCGACCTCGGCGGCTCGGCAGTGGGCGAGGCGCCGGGCAACTACACCGACGCCGACTCGTGGGAGCCGCGCAACGCGGTCAAGGGCGACATCGCCCGCATGATCATGTACATGGCGATCCGGTACGAGGGCGAGGACGGCTGGCCCAACCTGGAGCTGAACAACACCGTCAACGGCTCGGTCCCCTACCTGGGCAGGCTGTCGGTGCTGCTCCAGTGGAATCTGCAGGATCCGCCGGACGCCTTCGAGAAGCGGCGCAACCAGGTCATCTACGACAGCTGGCAGGGCAACCGCAACCCGTTCATCGACCACCCCGAGTGGGCCACGGCAATCTGGGGCGGCTGA
- a CDS encoding multidrug effflux MFS transporter yields MTGAQRLRLVLVLGSLIAIGPLTIDMYLPALPAITDAMHTTSTAVQLTLTGTLAGLGLGQLVIGPLSDAYGRRRPLIYGLVLHVVASALCVVAPDITTLGVLRVLQGLGVAASSVVAMAVVRDLFDGSAFAKLFSRLMLVMGAAPVLAPTLGGALLRWTQWQGVFVALAGFGVVLTLVAMFFLRETLPVSRRQSGGAAGTLRMYGTLLRDRTFVGLVLVAGLAMAALFAYVAGSSFVMQGQYGLDEQQFAIAFGAGAAGLIGATQLNVRLLRRYTPQRILLGALAGGTVAGLALVLVAATGAGGLPALLAGLWAVLAAGGLALPNAPALAMSRHGEAAGTAAALLGAVQFGVGAVAAPMVGVLGADALAMTAVILAGMAAALLIALPVVRAGRFADASAELAPVHVG; encoded by the coding sequence ATGACCGGTGCGCAGCGGCTGCGGCTGGTGCTCGTGCTCGGCTCGCTCATCGCGATCGGCCCGCTCACCATCGACATGTACCTGCCCGCCCTGCCCGCCATCACCGACGCGATGCACACCACCTCCACCGCGGTCCAGCTCACGCTCACCGGGACCCTGGCCGGCCTCGGCCTGGGCCAGCTCGTCATCGGACCGCTGTCCGACGCGTACGGCCGCCGCCGCCCGCTGATCTACGGCCTGGTCCTGCACGTCGTCGCCTCCGCGCTGTGCGTCGTCGCGCCCGACATCACCACGCTCGGGGTGCTGCGCGTCCTGCAGGGGCTCGGCGTCGCCGCGTCGTCGGTGGTGGCCATGGCCGTGGTGCGCGACCTGTTCGACGGCTCGGCCTTCGCGAAGCTGTTCTCCCGGCTGATGCTCGTCATGGGCGCCGCGCCCGTGCTCGCGCCCACCCTCGGCGGCGCGCTGCTGCGCTGGACGCAGTGGCAGGGCGTCTTCGTCGCGCTGGCCGGGTTCGGCGTCGTGCTGACGCTGGTCGCGATGTTCTTCCTGCGGGAGACCCTGCCCGTGTCGCGGCGGCAGTCCGGCGGCGCCGCCGGAACCCTGCGCATGTACGGCACGCTGCTGCGCGACCGGACCTTCGTGGGCCTGGTGCTGGTGGCGGGCCTGGCCATGGCCGCGCTGTTCGCCTACGTGGCCGGGTCGTCGTTCGTGATGCAGGGGCAGTACGGCCTGGACGAGCAGCAGTTCGCGATCGCGTTCGGCGCGGGCGCGGCCGGGCTCATCGGCGCGACTCAGCTCAACGTGCGCCTGCTGCGCCGCTACACCCCGCAGCGCATCCTGCTCGGCGCGCTGGCCGGGGGCACCGTCGCCGGGCTGGCGCTGGTGCTGGTAGCCGCGACCGGTGCCGGCGGCCTGCCCGCGCTGCTCGCGGGACTGTGGGCGGTGCTCGCCGCGGGCGGCCTGGCGCTGCCCAACGCGCCCGCGCTGGCGATGTCCCGCCACGGCGAGGCGGCCGGGACGGCGGCGGCGCTGCTGGGCGCGGTGCAGTTCGGCGTCGGGGCCGTCGCGGCGCCGATGGTCGGGGTGCTCGGCGCGGACGCTCTCGCGATGACCGCCGTGATCCTGGCCGGGATGGCCGCCGCGCTGCTCATCGCCTTGCCGGTGGTGCGGGCCGGCCGGTTCGCGGACGCATCGGCCGAGTTGGCGCCGGTGCACGTCGGCTGA
- a CDS encoding MmcQ/YjbR family DNA-binding protein, producing MSEEARPARVEDVHELAEAMPHVTVVYGTGENPVYQVGGKSFVFFRNPRPDAFDPDTGERYPDVIVFWVPSDADKQAMVQDESSPFFTTPHFNGHPSVLLRGSRIGELTRRELAEVIQDAWLSRASARRAATWLREQQRD from the coding sequence GTGTCCGAGGAGGCGAGGCCCGCGCGGGTCGAGGACGTGCACGAGCTGGCCGAGGCGATGCCGCACGTCACCGTCGTGTACGGCACCGGCGAGAACCCCGTCTACCAGGTCGGCGGCAAGTCGTTCGTCTTCTTCCGCAACCCGCGGCCCGACGCGTTCGATCCGGACACCGGCGAGCGCTACCCCGACGTGATCGTGTTCTGGGTGCCGTCCGACGCGGACAAGCAGGCGATGGTGCAGGACGAGTCTTCGCCGTTCTTCACCACGCCGCACTTCAACGGCCACCCGTCCGTGCTGCTGCGCGGGAGCCGGATCGGTGAGCTGACCCGGCGCGAGCTGGCCGAGGTGATACAGGACGCGTGGCTGTCCCGGGCCTCGGCCCGCCGCGCCGCGACCTGGCTCCGCGAGCAGCAGCGCGACTAG
- a CDS encoding TetR/AcrR family transcriptional regulator gives MAGRTVETRAPLSRDRVLRAAVKLADEGGIASVTMRRLAEELNAEAMSLYHHVANKEQVLDGVIDAVAAEINEAVARIELPTEGAAWKEAARQRILTARQVMLRHRWAPTVFSTRTTTSPEVLVYYDGLLGIMRSGGFSNDLAHRALHALGSRALGFSQELFSPNDGPTTGEPDPALAAMAARLPHLVGMLSEVAHDDPDSTVGWCDDQAEFEFGLDLILEGLDRRR, from the coding sequence GTGGCTGGCAGGACCGTCGAGACGCGGGCGCCGCTGAGCCGCGACCGGGTGCTGCGGGCGGCGGTGAAACTCGCCGACGAGGGCGGCATCGCGTCCGTCACGATGCGCCGGCTGGCCGAGGAGCTGAACGCCGAGGCGATGTCGCTCTACCACCACGTGGCCAACAAGGAACAGGTGCTGGACGGCGTGATCGACGCGGTCGCCGCCGAGATCAACGAGGCCGTCGCGCGCATCGAACTGCCCACCGAGGGCGCGGCGTGGAAAGAGGCCGCGCGGCAGCGCATCCTGACCGCCCGGCAGGTGATGCTGCGCCACAGGTGGGCGCCGACGGTGTTCTCGACCCGCACCACGACCAGTCCCGAGGTGCTGGTCTACTACGACGGCCTGCTCGGCATCATGCGATCCGGCGGCTTCTCCAACGACCTGGCCCACCGCGCCCTGCACGCGCTCGGCAGCCGGGCGCTCGGCTTCAGCCAGGAGCTGTTCAGCCCGAACGACGGGCCCACCACCGGCGAGCCCGATCCGGCGCTGGCCGCGATGGCAGCGCGGCTGCCCCACCTGGTGGGCATGCTGTCCGAGGTCGCGCACGACGATCCTGATTCGACCGTCGGCTGGTGCGACGACCAGGCCGAGTTCGAGTTCGGCCTGGATCTGATTCTGGAAGGCCTCGACCGGCGCCGCTGA
- a CDS encoding NAD(P)-dependent alcohol dehydrogenase, protein MKAYVINAFGPPENLLLSEVDKPVPGPGEVLVRVRATSINPYDWHHMRGEPFVARFMGGGLGRRPHPILGCDVAGEVAALGPGVSAFRPGDAVYGLVKHGSFAEYLCAPAENLVAKPAALSFEQAAAVPMAGVTARVAVHENAGTAPGGRVLVNGASGGVGTFVVQLARAAGAEVAAVCSGRNAELVRSLGATEVYDYTAQDFTRLARGFDALVDIAGSPPVRAARRALRPGGAYVVVGGNAGRWLRPIDHIMAVQLTGALTRQPSAVTGFGIGADSARHLTELAPLFENGQVTPVIARRYAFAELPAAVRFVEAGHAPGKVVVTVA, encoded by the coding sequence ATGAAGGCGTACGTGATCAACGCGTTCGGCCCCCCGGAGAACCTGCTGCTCAGCGAGGTAGACAAGCCCGTGCCGGGGCCCGGTGAGGTGTTGGTGCGGGTGCGGGCCACCTCGATCAACCCGTACGACTGGCACCACATGCGCGGCGAGCCGTTCGTCGCCCGGTTCATGGGCGGCGGGCTCGGCCGGCGGCCCCATCCGATCCTCGGCTGCGACGTCGCCGGCGAGGTCGCCGCGCTCGGACCCGGCGTGAGCGCGTTCCGGCCCGGCGACGCGGTCTACGGGCTCGTCAAGCACGGCTCGTTCGCCGAGTACCTGTGCGCCCCTGCCGAGAACCTCGTCGCCAAGCCCGCCGCGCTGTCGTTCGAGCAGGCCGCGGCGGTGCCCATGGCGGGGGTGACGGCGCGCGTCGCGGTGCATGAGAACGCCGGGACCGCACCGGGCGGCCGGGTGCTCGTCAACGGCGCGTCCGGCGGCGTGGGCACGTTCGTGGTGCAGCTCGCGCGAGCCGCCGGGGCCGAGGTGGCCGCGGTGTGCAGCGGGCGCAACGCCGAGCTGGTGCGCTCGCTCGGGGCCACCGAGGTCTACGACTACACCGCGCAGGACTTCACCCGGCTCGCCCGCGGCTTCGACGCGCTGGTCGACATCGCGGGCAGCCCACCGGTGCGGGCCGCGCGGCGGGCGCTGCGGCCCGGCGGGGCGTACGTCGTCGTCGGCGGTAACGCCGGGCGCTGGCTGCGGCCCATCGACCACATCATGGCGGTGCAGCTGACCGGCGCGCTGACCCGGCAGCCGTCGGCGGTCACCGGGTTCGGGATCGGGGCGGACAGCGCACGGCACCTGACCGAGCTGGCCCCGCTGTTCGAGAACGGGCAGGTCACTCCGGTCATCGCCCGGCGCTACGCGTTCGCCGAGCTGCCCGCGGCGGTCCGTTTCGTCGAGGCGGGGCACGCGCCGGGCAAGGTCGTGGTCACCGTCGCCTGA
- a CDS encoding MerR family transcriptional regulator has protein sequence MRIGDLAAATGASARSLRYYEEQGLLASERSGGGQRHYPDGAVERVRLIQSLLAAGLSSGTIHDVLPCITERAIRTPWLAERLRTELHRVEEQLAALHRTRDILSGLVDEYAV, from the coding sequence ATGCGTATCGGCGACCTGGCAGCCGCGACCGGGGCGAGCGCGCGCTCGCTGCGCTACTACGAGGAGCAGGGGCTGCTCGCCAGCGAGCGCAGCGGCGGCGGGCAGCGGCACTATCCCGACGGGGCGGTGGAGCGGGTCCGGCTGATCCAGTCGCTGCTCGCCGCGGGCCTGTCCAGCGGCACCATCCACGACGTGCTGCCCTGCATCACCGAGCGCGCGATCCGCACCCCCTGGCTGGCCGAACGCCTGCGCACGGAGCTGCACCGGGTCGAGGAGCAGCTCGCCGCGCTGCACCGCACCCGCGACATCCTCTCCGGCCTGGTCGACGAGTACGCCGTCTGA